A window of the Xiashengella succiniciproducens genome harbors these coding sequences:
- the guaB gene encoding IMP dehydrogenase, whose product MSFIEDKIDSYGLTFDDVLLIPAYSEVLPREVSLVTKFSRNIVLNTPIISAAMDTVTEARMAIAIAREGGMGVIHKNMSIEEQARQVEVVKRAENGMIYNPVTIKRGSTVANALNLMKEYKIGGIPVVDEHGYLVGIVTNRDLRFEVNLNRKIDEVMTSKNLVTTDQTTDLENAAAILQKYKIEKLPVVDKDGKLIGLVTYKDITKAKDKPLACKDEKGRLRVAGGVGVTFDTFDRIEALVKANVDAIVIDTAHGHSKGVIETLKEAKRRYPNLEVVVGNIATGQAALDLVKAGADGVKVGIGPGSICTTRVIAGVGVPQLSAIYDVAKALKGTGVPLIADGGLRYSGDIVKALAAGADSVMAGSMIAGVEESPGETVIYNGRKFKSYRGMGSLEAMQKGSKDRYFQDVEDDIKKLVPEGISGRVPYKGTLYEVIYQMIGGLRAGMGYCGARNIQELHNAKFTRVTGAGVTESHPHDVTITNEAPNYSR is encoded by the coding sequence ATGTCATTTATTGAAGATAAAATCGATTCGTACGGGTTAACATTTGATGATGTCCTTTTGATTCCTGCTTATTCTGAAGTTTTGCCAAGAGAAGTCTCTTTGGTAACAAAGTTTTCGCGCAACATTGTTCTCAATACTCCTATCATTTCTGCAGCTATGGATACCGTAACTGAAGCGCGTATGGCTATAGCCATAGCGCGTGAAGGAGGTATGGGTGTTATCCACAAGAATATGTCTATTGAGGAACAGGCACGACAGGTCGAGGTTGTCAAGAGGGCTGAAAACGGGATGATATACAATCCTGTAACCATCAAGAGGGGCTCTACAGTTGCCAACGCACTGAATCTTATGAAGGAATACAAAATCGGTGGTATTCCGGTTGTTGATGAGCATGGTTATCTGGTAGGTATTGTAACCAACCGTGACCTGAGATTTGAGGTTAACCTGAATCGTAAGATAGATGAGGTGATGACCTCCAAGAATCTGGTAACAACAGACCAGACAACAGACCTTGAAAATGCTGCGGCTATCCTGCAAAAATATAAAATTGAGAAACTTCCGGTAGTTGACAAGGATGGTAAGTTAATTGGTCTGGTTACATATAAAGACATTACAAAGGCTAAGGATAAACCTCTTGCCTGCAAGGATGAGAAGGGGCGTTTGAGAGTAGCTGGAGGTGTAGGAGTGACCTTTGATACATTCGATCGTATTGAGGCTTTGGTCAAGGCTAACGTTGATGCTATCGTTATTGATACGGCTCACGGACATTCAAAGGGTGTTATAGAGACCTTGAAGGAAGCCAAACGTCGTTATCCTAATCTGGAGGTAGTGGTTGGCAATATAGCAACTGGCCAGGCTGCACTTGACCTTGTTAAAGCAGGTGCTGATGGGGTAAAGGTTGGTATTGGTCCGGGTTCTATTTGTACTACCAGAGTTATCGCGGGTGTCGGGGTACCACAGCTGTCAGCCATCTATGATGTGGCCAAGGCATTGAAGGGAACGGGTGTCCCTTTGATTGCTGACGGAGGTCTGCGTTACAGTGGTGACATAGTGAAAGCTCTCGCTGCAGGTGCTGATTCCGTAATGGCAGGATCTATGATTGCCGGTGTTGAAGAATCTCCCGGTGAGACAGTGATCTACAACGGCCGAAAGTTTAAAAGCTACCGTGGTATGGGTTCACTCGAAGCCATGCAGAAGGGCTCTAAGGATCGTTACTTCCAGGATGTTGAAGATGATATCAAGAAGCTTGTCCCAGAAGGTATCTCAGGGCGCGTGCCTTACAAAGGAACACTATACGAAGTTATCTATCAGATGATTGGTGGCCTAAGGGCAGGTATGGGTTACTGTGGTGCACGCAATATTCAGGAACTCCACAATGCCAAGTTTACTCGTGTTACTGGTGCCGGGGTTACCGAATCTCACCCACATGATGTGACTATCACTAACGAGGCTCCAAATTATTCAAGATAG
- a CDS encoding alpha-L-arabinofuranosidase C-terminal domain-containing protein: MRIASLLLMMVLSILTSEVCQGGEPPVGGKPISSNLFGLFFEDINYAADGGLYAELVQNRSFEYAPAMQKGWHPFTCWDFLRAGYSIGYLNVGTSEPIHPNNPTYAVLDIELVGAYPEIRGLSGVGIINSGFDGMPVNQGDQYFFSFFARLLSEEPVDFLIQLQDTKGKALTGGTLKVASGEWQKYELTLTPEVSCDSAALLVLAQSKGKVALDMVSLFPEKTFMGRRNGMRADLAQVLAELQPRFMRFPGGCLVHGDGISNIYDWKNTVGPVEHRKAQRNIWNYQQGYGLGYFEFFQFCEDIGAAAVPVLPAGVSCQNSGGTHVIGGAGQQAICMEDMDAYIQDVLDLIEWAKGPADSKWGSVRAAAGRVQPFNLEYIGIGNEEKITPEFEERFRMIQNAIRENYPEVKLIGTSGPFSDGDDFERGWEISRKLGIDIVDEHYYKGPDWMLANLHRYDSYDREGPKVYLGEYASWGNKILNAVAEAAYMIGLERNGDVVSMASYAPLLARKGNTQWTTDLIFFDNRNIVLTPNYYVQKMFMNNQGDYYYDGLVTFTTEDPLLSASTVYDSTTGDVIIKIANPGMNPSKARADLSGFKGIGSDAQCFILRGAPDAENTFDAPTNVHTVTVPVRLNNAAVLEYEVPAMSVTTIRIKKE, encoded by the coding sequence ATGAGAATAGCATCCCTTTTACTGATGATGGTCTTATCCATTCTTACATCAGAAGTATGTCAAGGCGGTGAGCCGCCGGTGGGTGGCAAACCCATAAGTAGCAATCTGTTTGGATTGTTCTTTGAGGATATCAATTATGCAGCCGATGGTGGCTTGTATGCTGAGCTTGTTCAAAACAGGTCCTTTGAATATGCACCGGCAATGCAAAAGGGCTGGCATCCTTTTACATGTTGGGATTTCCTGAGGGCTGGTTATTCAATAGGTTACCTTAATGTAGGCACATCAGAACCAATTCACCCAAACAATCCGACCTATGCTGTACTGGATATTGAACTGGTGGGGGCCTATCCCGAGATCAGGGGGTTGTCAGGTGTTGGTATTATAAATTCAGGGTTTGATGGTATGCCCGTGAATCAGGGTGATCAGTATTTCTTTAGCTTTTTCGCAAGATTGTTGAGTGAGGAGCCTGTAGATTTCCTGATTCAGCTTCAGGATACAAAAGGGAAAGCACTGACCGGTGGAACTTTGAAAGTTGCATCAGGCGAATGGCAGAAATATGAACTTACATTAACCCCGGAAGTATCATGTGACAGCGCTGCTTTATTGGTGCTGGCTCAGAGTAAGGGAAAGGTTGCACTTGATATGGTGTCCCTGTTTCCCGAAAAGACCTTTATGGGGAGGCGAAATGGTATGAGAGCCGATCTGGCACAGGTGCTTGCAGAGTTACAGCCCCGTTTTATGCGTTTCCCCGGTGGTTGTCTTGTTCACGGTGACGGAATAAGCAATATATATGACTGGAAGAATACAGTTGGTCCTGTAGAACATCGCAAGGCCCAGCGTAATATATGGAACTACCAGCAAGGTTATGGTCTGGGCTATTTTGAATTCTTCCAATTTTGTGAAGATATAGGAGCAGCTGCAGTGCCTGTGCTTCCTGCCGGAGTAAGCTGCCAAAATTCAGGCGGTACCCATGTCATCGGTGGTGCGGGTCAACAGGCGATATGCATGGAAGATATGGATGCCTATATTCAGGATGTATTGGACTTGATAGAATGGGCTAAAGGTCCGGCTGATAGCAAATGGGGCTCTGTAAGGGCTGCGGCCGGAAGGGTTCAGCCATTCAATCTCGAGTATATCGGAATAGGAAATGAGGAGAAGATCACTCCTGAGTTTGAAGAACGCTTCAGGATGATACAGAATGCGATCAGGGAGAACTATCCTGAGGTAAAGCTTATTGGAACTTCCGGACCTTTCTCTGACGGAGATGATTTTGAGAGGGGATGGGAGATTAGTCGTAAACTGGGCATTGACATAGTTGATGAGCATTATTACAAGGGGCCAGATTGGATGCTTGCTAACCTCCACCGCTACGACAGCTATGACAGAGAGGGGCCTAAGGTCTATCTGGGTGAGTATGCAAGTTGGGGTAATAAAATACTGAATGCAGTTGCAGAGGCTGCCTACATGATTGGTCTGGAAAGAAACGGTGATGTAGTATCGATGGCATCATATGCACCGCTGCTGGCTCGTAAGGGTAATACTCAGTGGACGACTGACCTTATCTTTTTTGACAACAGGAATATAGTGTTGACACCCAACTACTATGTTCAGAAGATGTTTATGAACAATCAGGGTGACTATTATTATGATGGATTAGTGACATTTACTACTGAGGACCCGCTGTTGTCGGCTTCAACTGTATATGACAGCACTACTGGAGACGTAATTATCAAAATAGCCAATCCAGGGATGAACCCAAGCAAGGCTAGAGCAGACCTTTCTGGATTTAAAGGCATTGGCAGCGATGCACAGTGCTTTATTTTGAGAGGTGCACCGGATGCAGAGAATACCTTTGATGCTCCCACCAATGTGCATACTGTTACTGTTCCGGTGAGATTGAATAATGCGGCAGTTCTGGAGTATGAAGTACCAGCTATGTCTGTTACTACAATCAGGATAAAAAAGGAATAG
- a CDS encoding Ig-like domain-containing protein: MIRSLWIFLFALMVQSAIAQEVRLELIQNAKEGVGNAKFQIIVDPVYDFEFTVDLSYSGSAAQSVDYTPVSSVTIAAEQTSAEIELIIIDDDIAEPTKTISVSITSVSDTSVNYNTALLDINLEDNDTPSLSITGLSISEGNTSGQGNFEISMTGPAQETIILLFNTSDGTAAAGSDYEGITNHNVTIPSNTTSVLVPVTIFGDAVAEPDETFMGTISISNINGQQVTISQPTAIATIENDDFASFSINDITVSENAGTAVFTVTLSHAVQGGATVKYTTNPVSATPSNDFTATNGTLTFTGTAGETKTISIPVVNDAIAEPTETFQVILSDQTGYGVSIADDTGIATITDDDAVTISLAGFTVTETNTSQTANFTVTMSGAAQEAVELLFNTSDGTALSGSDYIAVPGQTILISGGQTTVDIPVTILGDEISEPEETFTGIISIVNINNQQISIAQASAVTTINDDDIANLVITKTAGNTEPNVGSNITFTIKVKNEGPGKAFSVVATDILPSGYELVSATTVTGTWTAPTWNIGELVSGSEVTLIIVAKVLSTGTYNNTASVTSVTTDPQSSNNIVTLNVNPKPVADLAITKTVNIANPKIGDDVEFTIVISNAGPSTATGVTVNDLLPDGFLFKEYTGSGTYNSSTGAWNLGNITMGTSVELKIKATVKLGVNYTNSATVTATELDTNPGNNEASVSVTVGNSAPVATDDLYTTNEDQTLAVNAPGLLENDSDPDMNPLQVTGFTIAGTTYVAGQTAVLPDYGSLTIFANGKLEYLPKLNYNGTIPLINYSISDGTLSATGILSIIVNPVNDPPVAANNLYTTTEDIILDVTAAEGILINDSDPDNDNISVTGFTIGVTNYSAGSTADLTQGKIIVRANGSFTFTPGVNFYGLYPDIFYNISDGEYTASARLRIMVNAVNDPPVALDDYIYTTEGTGIIFDILANDNDAADGGNGGLATNTLRITKQPSKGSIIILANKNISYSPHLGFFGKDTAEYEICDLGYPLPAQCTTAKIFIDVTRRSPLAVDDLASTDEDTPVTFNVLTNDVDDDIMPETFTIVNQPTSGNVVYQGNGVVKYTPALNFNGSDYFTYTVRDATGLISNVARADINVHPVPDSPVSTSRLYSTKENQSVVIPIYQLVSDPENDVDYSTIVIENSPGHGSISLGANAGELIYTPEEAYSGNDSFDYSVADATGLRSNVSTISIQVTNQAPVVVNDSFTVNEDEATELDVVANDTDPQDNIDPSTIIIVTQPANGIATVDPVKGVIIYTSALNYNGNDSLVYKACDETGYCGEAAVFITVLPVNDAPVAVDDNRTILEDNPVFMDVLSNDYDVDNENEQLVITIAQLPSHGTVQVATNPNGIVYSPSHDYNGSDSFRYRITDPDGAWGEAVVNITISPVNDAPQPSSDSYSNINAAGATLRILDNDVDPEDNINPASVTIVTNAEHGTITVNTDGSVFYLPDPEYFGDDAFVYSVCDTEGACSQATATLWVTAGNGPPHAEDDYLTLNEDEPLLFNPLDNDSDPNNNIDPLSLTILEAPAHGTIDYSGESGDLIYIPNPNYYGIDKLVYTFCDLGHPPLCASASVFFTINAVNDAPVTANDEIAMFDMSIASINVLDNDSETENEAMSVSAVSESPTKFGTFTLSADGSFEYSSYPGAYCNTDTIIYRVCDIHGACSDALIIISIMPLDSDGDGIPDFVETLDRDTDKDGTPDYLDTDSDNDGIPDYIESGISDACDNDSPVDTDGDGVPDYLDLDSDGDGMPDASEGTSDCDGDGTPNYIDEYDDCADRLHMPRYFIPALESTWKIQGIVDYNDNELSIFNRWGGVIYHKSPYDNSWDGTTNQNLFGSGNLPEGVYYYILRVGNDYYKGSIYLKR; the protein is encoded by the coding sequence ATGATCAGATCTCTGTGGATTTTCTTATTTGCGTTGATGGTTCAAAGTGCAATCGCGCAGGAAGTAAGACTTGAATTAATACAAAACGCTAAAGAAGGTGTTGGGAATGCAAAGTTCCAGATAATAGTTGATCCCGTATACGACTTTGAATTCACAGTAGATTTAAGCTATTCCGGATCTGCTGCACAATCAGTTGACTATACTCCAGTATCTTCTGTTACCATAGCTGCAGAACAAACCAGTGCAGAAATTGAGCTAATTATCATTGACGACGATATTGCTGAACCTACAAAGACAATATCAGTATCTATTACCTCAGTTAGCGACACTAGCGTAAACTATAACACTGCTTTATTGGATATTAATCTTGAAGATAACGATACACCTTCACTAAGTATTACCGGGCTCTCAATTAGCGAAGGTAATACATCTGGTCAGGGCAACTTCGAGATAAGTATGACTGGTCCTGCGCAGGAAACTATCATCCTTCTTTTCAACACTTCAGATGGAACGGCAGCTGCAGGCAGTGATTATGAAGGCATTACAAACCATAATGTTACAATTCCTTCAAATACAACGTCTGTCCTTGTACCTGTTACTATATTTGGAGATGCTGTTGCAGAGCCTGATGAGACCTTCATGGGCACAATTAGTATTTCCAACATTAACGGGCAGCAGGTCACAATATCTCAGCCCACCGCTATTGCAACAATCGAAAATGATGACTTTGCGTCCTTCTCAATAAATGATATAACTGTCAGCGAAAACGCAGGAACTGCTGTGTTTACAGTTACATTAAGTCATGCAGTACAAGGTGGTGCTACCGTTAAATACACAACAAACCCAGTATCTGCTACCCCAAGTAATGACTTTACTGCAACCAATGGAACTCTGACCTTTACTGGAACAGCAGGTGAAACTAAAACCATCAGCATTCCAGTAGTAAACGATGCAATAGCTGAGCCTACAGAGACATTTCAGGTAATACTATCGGATCAGACAGGCTATGGCGTTTCAATTGCTGATGACACAGGTATTGCAACGATAACTGATGACGATGCCGTAACTATCAGCTTAGCCGGCTTTACTGTTACTGAAACGAATACCTCTCAAACAGCCAACTTCACCGTTACAATGAGCGGGGCTGCACAGGAAGCTGTTGAACTGCTTTTCAATACTTCAGACGGCACAGCGCTTTCAGGCAGCGACTATATTGCTGTTCCTGGTCAGACTATATTGATTTCTGGCGGTCAGACAACTGTGGACATTCCGGTTACTATTCTGGGTGACGAAATATCAGAGCCAGAGGAAACGTTTACAGGTATTATAAGTATAGTCAATATAAATAATCAACAAATCTCAATAGCCCAGGCCTCTGCTGTTACTACTATTAATGACGATGATATTGCCAATCTGGTAATTACAAAGACTGCTGGCAATACCGAACCTAATGTTGGCAGTAATATCACTTTCACGATAAAAGTTAAAAATGAAGGCCCTGGCAAAGCCTTTTCGGTTGTTGCAACAGACATCCTGCCTTCAGGGTATGAGTTGGTTTCTGCAACAACGGTGACAGGTACATGGACTGCCCCAACATGGAACATAGGGGAACTTGTTTCTGGATCAGAAGTCACCCTGATCATAGTTGCGAAAGTGCTCAGTACAGGAACATATAATAACACTGCAAGTGTCACTTCAGTGACAACTGACCCGCAGAGCAGCAATAATATTGTTACTCTGAATGTAAATCCAAAACCTGTTGCCGACCTTGCGATTACCAAGACAGTCAACATCGCCAATCCAAAGATTGGTGATGATGTAGAGTTTACAATAGTTATATCAAACGCCGGTCCCAGTACTGCAACTGGTGTGACAGTAAACGACCTGCTTCCTGACGGCTTCCTCTTCAAGGAATATACTGGAAGTGGTACCTATAATTCATCTACAGGGGCATGGAACCTGGGTAATATTACTATGGGAACTTCTGTTGAGTTAAAGATTAAGGCTACAGTAAAACTGGGGGTTAACTACACCAATTCAGCTACGGTAACAGCTACCGAACTCGATACCAATCCCGGAAATAACGAGGCATCAGTTTCGGTAACAGTTGGAAACAGTGCCCCGGTTGCAACCGACGATCTTTACACCACAAATGAAGATCAGACTCTTGCAGTCAATGCTCCCGGACTCCTTGAAAATGACAGTGATCCGGATATGAATCCACTTCAAGTCACAGGTTTTACAATAGCCGGAACTACTTATGTAGCAGGTCAGACTGCAGTCCTACCAGACTATGGTTCACTTACTATTTTTGCGAATGGAAAACTGGAGTATCTGCCCAAACTAAACTACAATGGTACTATTCCGCTCATAAACTATTCAATTTCTGACGGTACACTGTCTGCTACAGGAATCCTGTCAATTATTGTAAATCCAGTAAATGACCCGCCAGTAGCAGCCAACAACCTCTACACAACTACTGAGGATATTATCCTGGATGTAACTGCTGCTGAAGGAATCCTCATCAACGACAGCGATCCTGACAACGACAATATTAGTGTTACAGGTTTCACTATTGGTGTCACCAATTATAGTGCCGGTAGTACAGCGGACCTTACCCAGGGGAAAATCATTGTCAGAGCAAACGGAAGCTTTACATTCACACCAGGAGTTAATTTTTACGGTCTTTACCCGGATATCTTTTACAATATAAGTGATGGAGAGTATACCGCTAGCGCAAGACTCAGAATAATGGTCAATGCAGTAAATGACCCTCCAGTTGCACTGGATGATTATATCTATACTACAGAAGGCACAGGCATTATTTTCGACATCCTTGCCAATGACAATGATGCAGCAGATGGCGGAAACGGAGGTTTGGCAACAAATACTTTAAGAATCACCAAACAACCTTCAAAAGGAAGTATTATAATACTGGCCAACAAGAACATAAGCTATAGTCCGCATTTGGGCTTCTTTGGAAAGGATACTGCTGAATATGAGATATGTGACCTTGGTTATCCTTTGCCTGCACAGTGTACTACTGCAAAAATCTTCATCGATGTAACGCGTCGCTCCCCGCTTGCTGTGGATGACCTCGCCTCTACTGATGAGGATACACCGGTAACCTTCAATGTGCTTACAAATGACGTTGATGATGACATTATGCCCGAGACTTTCACTATTGTGAATCAACCCACTTCCGGAAATGTTGTTTATCAAGGCAACGGAGTTGTAAAATACACTCCTGCACTCAATTTCAATGGCAGTGACTATTTCACCTATACAGTGCGGGATGCAACCGGCCTAATAAGTAATGTGGCACGTGCGGATATTAATGTCCATCCAGTTCCCGATTCGCCAGTATCCACAAGCAGACTTTACTCTACAAAGGAAAATCAATCTGTAGTCATCCCAATATATCAACTCGTAAGTGACCCTGAAAATGACGTAGATTATTCAACTATTGTAATTGAAAACTCACCCGGCCATGGAAGTATTAGTCTGGGTGCTAATGCCGGTGAACTGATTTACACACCTGAAGAGGCTTATTCAGGCAATGACAGCTTTGACTACAGTGTGGCAGATGCAACCGGACTTAGGAGTAACGTCTCGACAATCAGTATTCAGGTTACCAATCAGGCTCCTGTTGTGGTTAATGACAGTTTTACTGTCAATGAGGACGAGGCTACCGAACTGGATGTAGTTGCAAATGATACAGACCCGCAGGATAATATTGATCCATCAACAATAATTATTGTCACCCAACCTGCAAACGGAATTGCTACAGTTGACCCTGTCAAGGGAGTAATAATTTACACCTCGGCACTCAACTACAATGGCAATGATTCACTGGTTTACAAAGCATGCGATGAAACAGGCTATTGTGGAGAAGCGGCAGTATTTATTACAGTCCTTCCTGTCAACGATGCCCCTGTTGCGGTGGATGACAACAGGACAATACTAGAAGACAATCCCGTATTCATGGATGTTTTGTCAAATGACTATGATGTTGACAACGAAAACGAGCAGCTAGTCATCACAATAGCCCAACTACCATCTCATGGTACTGTTCAGGTAGCTACCAACCCCAACGGTATTGTTTATAGTCCTTCACATGACTACAACGGAAGCGACAGCTTCAGATACAGGATTACCGACCCAGATGGTGCCTGGGGAGAGGCTGTGGTCAACATTACAATAAGTCCTGTAAATGATGCACCACAACCATCCAGTGACAGCTACAGCAACATAAATGCAGCAGGTGCAACACTAAGAATACTGGATAATGATGTTGACCCAGAAGACAATATTAACCCGGCATCTGTTACAATAGTCACGAATGCAGAGCATGGGACAATTACTGTCAATACTGATGGAAGCGTATTCTATCTGCCGGATCCTGAATATTTTGGAGATGATGCATTTGTTTATTCAGTCTGTGATACTGAGGGAGCATGCAGCCAGGCTACAGCTACCTTGTGGGTTACCGCAGGTAATGGTCCTCCGCATGCTGAAGATGATTATCTGACTCTGAATGAAGATGAGCCATTGTTGTTTAACCCGCTTGATAATGATAGTGATCCCAACAACAATATTGACCCCCTATCCCTTACAATTCTTGAAGCTCCGGCACATGGCACTATTGATTATTCAGGGGAAAGTGGAGATTTGATCTATATTCCCAATCCAAATTATTATGGTATAGACAAGTTGGTTTACACATTCTGTGACCTTGGTCATCCGCCACTTTGTGCTTCAGCATCCGTATTTTTCACAATAAATGCAGTGAATGATGCTCCTGTCACAGCTAATGATGAGATTGCCATGTTTGATATGTCAATTGCATCAATCAATGTGCTTGACAATGATTCAGAAACAGAGAATGAGGCAATGTCTGTCTCAGCAGTAAGCGAATCTCCGACAAAATTTGGCACATTCACCTTAAGCGCAGACGGTAGCTTCGAATATAGTTCATATCCGGGAGCATACTGTAATACCGACACAATTATATATAGAGTATGTGACATTCATGGGGCATGCTCAGATGCACTGATTATTATCAGCATTATGCCACTTGATAGCGATGGTGATGGCATACCCGACTTTGTAGAAACGCTGGATCGTGATACTGACAAAGACGGAACTCCCGATTATCTGGATACTGATTCAGATAATGACGGAATACCCGACTACATAGAATCGGGAATAAGCGATGCATGTGACAACGACAGCCCAGTTGATACAGATGGTGACGGAGTTCCCGACTACCTGGATTTGGATTCAGATGGTGACGGAATGCCTGATGCGTCAGAGGGCACATCCGACTGTGACGGAGACGGGACACCCAACTATATCGACGAATACGACGACTGTGCCGACAGATTACATATGCCCAGGTACTTTATCCCAGCCCTTGAATCAACCTGGAAGATTCAGGGTATAGTAGACTATAACGACAACGAACTGTCAATCTTCAATAGATGGGGAGGTGTAATTTACCATAAATCGCCCTATGATAACAGTTGGGATGGAACAACAAACCAGAACCTATTTGGCTCAGGCAATCTTCCCGAAGGTGTATATTACTACATCCTTAGAGTGGGTAATGACTATTACAAGGGAAGTATATATCTGAAACGATAA
- a CDS encoding type IX secretion system membrane protein PorP/SprF, which produces MKRSIYKILIPLLFCVLPHAATGQQDPLLTQYMFNTLAFNPAYAGTSGMLHAMVTSRHQWIGFDDAPSTQTFTIHTPFTAKSFATGLTFIRDEIGPTANTSAWFDYSYHLNLSRSVKLSLGLKGGFSHYKTDFSKLIAEASPEEAAYFETPEAQMLPNFGFGTYLWSDKFYLGISAPRLLENSVENEVVPGSYTIDEKRIYLLMGGVVFHINQDFVLKPSFMLRLNESSPLSADANLTLFIKDRISAGVFYRDPKSAGGIVSLKLGNQFSIGYAYDTSFDSLASKFGSSHEFMIGFEFSFKKDKVLNPRYF; this is translated from the coding sequence ATGAAGCGCTCAATCTATAAGATACTGATCCCTTTACTGTTCTGTGTGCTGCCCCATGCAGCCACGGGGCAGCAGGATCCTCTGCTGACACAGTATATGTTTAACACACTTGCATTTAACCCTGCCTATGCCGGAACCTCAGGTATGTTACATGCAATGGTTACATCAAGGCATCAATGGATTGGATTTGATGATGCACCTTCTACACAGACCTTCACTATCCATACCCCATTCACTGCAAAGAGCTTTGCAACAGGGCTTACATTTATCCGCGATGAGATAGGTCCCACAGCCAACACATCTGCCTGGTTTGACTATTCTTACCACCTTAATCTATCACGTTCGGTAAAGCTATCATTAGGACTGAAGGGTGGATTCAGCCATTATAAGACCGACTTTTCAAAACTGATAGCAGAGGCGTCGCCAGAGGAGGCAGCCTATTTTGAAACCCCGGAGGCACAGATGCTACCCAACTTCGGATTTGGAACCTATCTTTGGTCAGACAAGTTTTATCTCGGAATCTCTGCCCCACGACTGCTTGAGAATTCGGTTGAAAACGAGGTAGTACCAGGTTCCTATACTATTGACGAGAAACGTATCTACTTATTAATGGGAGGTGTAGTATTTCACATAAATCAGGACTTTGTACTTAAACCATCATTTATGTTGCGATTGAATGAGAGCTCCCCCCTTTCAGCTGATGCCAACCTTACCTTGTTTATCAAGGATAGGATAAGCGCCGGAGTATTTTACAGAGATCCCAAGAGTGCAGGAGGTATAGTAAGTCTGAAACTTGGCAATCAGTTTTCTATCGGTTATGCATATGACACAAGCTTCGATAGTCTGGCATCCAAATTTGGCAGCTCCCATGAATTTATGATAGGTTTTGAGTTTAGTTTCAAAAAAGATAAAGTGCTAAATCCAAGATATTTCTGA
- the mnmD gene encoding tRNA (5-methylaminomethyl-2-thiouridine)(34)-methyltransferase MnmD has translation MTEERVLKISEDGSATLYVPSFDEHYHSWHGAIQESLHIFINAGLEQCSDTDPLTILEVGFGTGLNALLTLIHKPTSTIQYHSLEKYPVASNLVSQLNYPELLGSGQLRDLFDTMHSVEWDKAHKLTDDFYLTKHWCDFQDFRSDLKFNLIYFDAFGPDKQPELWTEAMFANIASMTAPGGILTTYSAKGSVRRALQAAGFWVERLPGPPGKRQMIRATYQGV, from the coding sequence GTGACAGAAGAAAGGGTCTTAAAGATTTCGGAAGACGGCAGTGCCACCTTATATGTCCCATCATTTGATGAGCATTATCATTCGTGGCATGGAGCCATCCAAGAGTCCTTGCATATATTTATCAATGCAGGACTTGAGCAATGTAGTGACACAGATCCTTTAACTATATTAGAGGTGGGCTTCGGAACAGGGCTCAACGCCTTACTCACACTAATCCATAAACCGACATCCACAATTCAATACCATAGCCTTGAAAAATACCCGGTTGCTTCAAATCTTGTGTCCCAATTAAACTACCCCGAACTCCTGGGTTCAGGTCAACTGCGAGACCTGTTTGACACAATGCACAGTGTTGAGTGGGACAAAGCACACAAGCTCACTGATGACTTCTATCTTACAAAACACTGGTGTGACTTTCAAGATTTCAGGTCGGACCTGAAATTCAACCTGATTTATTTCGATGCCTTTGGTCCGGATAAGCAGCCTGAATTATGGACAGAGGCAATGTTTGCCAACATTGCCTCAATGACTGCTCCCGGAGGAATCCTTACCACATACTCGGCCAAGGGCTCAGTTCGCAGAGCCTTACAGGCTGCCGGCTTTTGGGTCGAAAGACTTCCCGGTCCTCCCGGAAAAAGACAGATGATCAGGGCTACATATCAGGGTGTTTGA